A genomic region of Patescibacteria group bacterium contains the following coding sequences:
- a CDS encoding NUDIX domain-containing protein, with product MMKQNFSAGGVLVNNQNQVYLIYKKTRDEWALPKGGIEKGETELEAAEREIKEETGYQSIKALVQKPIKTSTWTFTREGNDEKEQKTTYYFLFRLRSKDRMKTPEMNAEGLAGDWFSFEEAIEKTSLDNVKEVLEMAKRGCRIKNG from the coding sequence ATGATGAAACAAAATTTTTCCGCTGGGGGGGTTTTGGTCAACAATCAAAATCAAGTATATTTAATCTACAAAAAAACCCGGGATGAGTGGGCCTTACCAAAAGGCGGGATTGAGAAAGGCGAAACGGAGTTGGAGGCCGCCGAGAGAGAGATTAAAGAGGAAACCGGCTACCAAAGTATTAAAGCGTTGGTTCAAAAACCAATCAAGACATCAACTTGGACATTTACCCGCGAAGGCAATGATGAAAAAGAACAAAAGACCACCTATTATTTCCTGTTTCGGCTCAGAAGTAAAGACAGGATGAAAACCCCAGAAATGAATGCGGAAGGTCTCGCCGGCGATTGGTTTTCTTTTGAAGAGGCAATCGAAAAAACCTCTCTTGACAATGTTAAAGAGGTCTTGGAAATGGCTAAAAGAGGATGCCGTATCAAAAATGGTTGA